A region of the Lycium barbarum isolate Lr01 chromosome 1, ASM1917538v2, whole genome shotgun sequence genome:
GATTTTCTATTACTTAGAGCCAAAGGATGCTCAATTACTTTGAGCCAAAGGATGTATTGCttagagcaaaaaaaaaagttaagatGTGAGGGAGAATTGAAGAGCTCATGTACACACTTGGAGCCCAAGTCATTTTATGCCTATAAAATGAGAGACAGTCCTTCTTTGTTTAGCATCCCAAAAATTCATAAATCCTTTGTAGTGAGAAGAGAGTTAAAAAAGTAATTCTCTTAAGTATAATTGAAAAATCTCTCCTTTCTTTGTTAATAATAAAAAGACAATTGTTTTCTGATGGATGTAGGATCATTTTGATTCGGACCACGTTAAATCTTGTGTTCTTTCTTTTACGTTTCCGCTAAtagaatttatatgtcaaatccaGAGAAATGTATATTAAAGATATTGAGAGGGCGAAGTAACAAATAGAAGAAGCACAATGAAGTCGATAAATCAGGTTAATTCCCTAAATGGTCACGTGACTCAACCAAAATTGAAAAGATACTTCATAAGCGTCCagtaaaaacataaataatgagCAAAACGTTTTCTGCATTTGGCTTAAAGGAACTGTTACTAGCAGATCATTTCTTCTTGGCATCTCCTGCCTTAGTCTGCAAAATGCAAGCAAACAGAGCATCagtacaagaaaaaaaaaaaaaagatccaaaGAAAAAAGAATCTCAATGTTATAGCTCCAGAGACCAAAATGAAAAACATTACCTTCTTGACACCGCGCACTTTCTTGGCTCTATTTTTCCGCTCCTTCATCTGCTTCCTGGACTTCTCAACCTTTGTGTCTAATCCATTCTGCAAGTGTTACAGCCAAATTCAATCATACAGTACGTTGATTCTATGCTGAAGGTGCACTCAACATAATGGAATATGAAAACTAAAGCATCTAATTTACTTAAGATGAGTATTTGAATTAGCATCGTAGGCTACAATACTAAAACAGCACAACGAGATAAACTCACTTCTAAAGCAATAGtgaaaaatgcaacacaaaacCAGAATCTACTGAATGAGCAAGGATGGGACTGGATGGAGAGATTTTTTTTGATAGGTAGGACTAGAAAAAGAGATTAGGTACAAAACCACGTGTCTTTAGGGTATAAATAGCCATTAACACAAGCAGAGCTCAAACTAATGCAGCCTTTTCTACAACATAACTCAAAGAAATGCAGCCCCACAGCTTGCAATTACTTTTCAATAGCAAAAGTGCAGAAGATAACATTATTGAAGTTGTGTAAGAAACTCAAAACTtctgaaaatgaagaaaaaatgcACAAGCAAGTTTTGCAATGCCGACTAgtacttttttaattaaaattcccAACAAAACTAGCACAAGCAACTAAGGGAACGTGGTCTATTGTTTAAATATTTGTAAGCACATGTTACTGAAGCAAcgaacatacccagtataatcccacaaggtggggtccggggaaggtagagtgtacgcagaccttacccctacctcccaaggtagggaggctgtttccgacaCATTTTACTGAAGCAAattacaagattttttttttttgatgaacaAAGCAAATTACAATATTACAACATGAACTTTATCTGGAATTAAgttaggcgtttggacatgcaatttggaatcatgagatgaaatcagcatttaaacatgcatttcatctcatggcaaaccatggtttgaaatcccaaatcatccaaaaaggcatgacttggggtttcaaaccatgatttcaaaaaaaattaaatataaaacttgacccataagtttatattttgtaaaaaaaagaccCACAAGTTGGtatatatttttaacaattactcccaccaaccatttaccaatctttatttatgtctaccatgtgagaggattatattaaagagtagttacattactattcatgttaaattttcttttttattgaactaaagtttgatgaattgatgttgtattttttagaaaggtcttctagtagcgtattaattttgttatgaactatgacttgctcatttggtaagattgtataagaattgagaatattttgatagttttcacaacttgtgggggtttttatgtctataagaaaattcaaattgcatgtccaaacatggtttcatctcatggtttcaaatcatatccaaacggctcctaagatCCTTAAGTTGACAGATAGTATGCAATGATCCTATACTATAAATTCCTCTAAAAAAGATGCTTTGCGCACAAAAAACAAACAAGTAGAAACGAATTAGATGCAGGACATCTTACACTCATCTAAAATCTTAGCACAAATAAATCTTCAGAAACAAGCAGCACAAAGTGCAAGTGAAAAACAATATCGCAACATTTTTCATGCTAAGGATCCATAGAGATATCTCAAGATAAGATACTGAAACTACAAAAACAATTTGAAAAGATTATAAGCCATCAGGTGATATGAGATCATTTTTTCCATATATCAAACTTCAAAGGGATTTTGGGACCACATAACATTCTTGAGTTAATGACTTTTATGCTAACAGGAAACTCTTAAATAAACCttaccagtttaaaaaaaaaaaaaaaaacataaaactcATAAATGGTTCTTACCCTGATCAGCCTGTATTTTGGCTCGTATTTCTTTGCATTTTCTACAGAATCATAGATCAAGCCAAAACCAGTAGATTTGCCTCCTCCAAAGTGGGTCCTGAACTTGAATACAAAGATTGCATTGGGATCTTTCACCACATACATACTTGCCAATTTCTCTTTCAACTCAGCCTGCAATGACACATTAAGCAGGTAAGACATAAAAACCAAAAGCATATAGCAATCAAATGAGCTATAAGTGCTTAGCGCTCTCTCTATATTTTTTCGATAATAGTGGAAACAAGGCCAGCTCAACTAATTCCACAAAGTACCTTCTATCTCTCACCAGCACAGGTACTGAGTAACTATATCCACCAATTTGTCCTACCCCCCAAAAGCTCAGGTTATCGGGTATAACCTAGGCTTGGACAGATGAAAAGAAATCAGCCGTTAACCTACCGCAGAGACCTAGCTCAGAACAAGCTATACTTTGTACTAGATAAGCAGTTTTCTCTAACAAGCACAACTAAAGACAACATTCACTTGGTCTCTATCTGACTACTCAATCTCCATTTTGATCTAAACTCATTTCATTCTAATACAGTAATACTCAATAATTTCTCTCAACAACAACTAAATATCTGAAATTGCAAGGCACTCAATAAAAATAAAGCCAACAAGGCAGATGAAATAGTTTGTCAAACCTTAGAAACGTTAGCCCTTCCAGGATGCAAGACATCGATAATCTGAAAATATTGACATGTCATTAAAACACAGATAAAAACACGTCAACAAAGATGAGATTTAAGATACTTCAATTAATTACTTACGAATTGTTTCCTTGCGAGAAGACGATTGGTCATGAACTTCCTTGTTCTAATTGTCACTGCCTTGTCCGCCATTTTCTGTTAACAAAATTCTACTCAAAATCTACTTAATACATAATTTATGATTCATTGATAGAAAGTAAAGAAATAATACTTGTGTGCCTCAAATACTTCCTTGCTCTCTACTTTGCCAAAATGGAGGCTTTGTTTCTAGGGTTTTTGAGTTTTTAGAAGCTCTATGTGAACTTTTGGGCCATTCAATAACCGGTTAGTGAATCGTGAAAGTGGGCCAAAACAAAATTGAAAGTTTCGGCTGATTTACACAAATGTCCTCTTTTAAGCCACCGTTTAGATTTTGTTGTACAATTATAGCGCTTCAACTACGTATATAcacatgttaaggagaaatatttatgaaacttgacgatagttttatatttacataacattacaaatcctatacaaaacatgctttaaaaaaaaaaatgtttttttttaaaatattttatatttttttcactcaaaattttatgtataaaagttgtatgaaatgtgtatatctcgctcaaggcttaaaaagttcgctcaaaatttagtgtatgaaaacggtatgaaaaatgtatgaaatgtgtatatctcattcaaggcttcaaaatccgctcaaaattgtgtgtatgaaaacaatatgaaatttgtatctcgctcaagtcttataatttcgctcacatttttgtgtataaagttcatgttagatttttataaaattaatacaactacaacaacattgtgtacaactttgatacaacattcaagatttaaaataatcgctccaatttttgtgtatgaaatgtgtatatcttactcaaggcttaaaaagttcactcaaattttatgtatgaagtgtgtatatctcgatcaaggcttaaacattacactcaaaattttatgcatgagaatggtatgaaatgtgtatatctttctcaagacttagaatttcattcacatttttcgtatatgatgttcatattaggtttctggaaaattaatacaactacaacaacaatgtaacaactttcatacaatattcaatgcttaaagttttcgctcacaattttgtgtatgaaaattatattaaaaatttcgctcatacatacacatttcatacatttttcatatataaaaatttgaggtaatttttttaagcctttgagcaaaaaaataaaaaattaaaatttaaaatatatatatatatatatatatatatttaattattatttttttaaataaattttttataatgttttttaaaaaatatatatatattctggaaaaaaataaaaaaatgaaaaatatatgaaaatccgtcatgtttcgtaatatatcgttatgttttgtaaataaggaaaactatcgtcacgtttcgtaaatatttctccttaatatgtatatatatatgtagtattCCCTAAAAAATTATCTTCCAAATAACATTAGACTTGGATCTAATGTTTGCTCATTTGTTTGTTAATCTTACAGAAGAAATTCCTATTTTAAGCCACCGTTTAGATTTTGTCCCATTTTTAAAAGTTATACAAATATAGCGCTTAAAAAAATATCTTCCAAATAACATTAGACTCGGATCTAATGTTTGCTCATTTGTTTGTTAATCTTACAGAAGAAATATTCGATTGTCGTCTAACGTTTGAATCAATTACAAAATTTTAAACTATGATCTAACATTTTTCTCGTATGATTTACAGTTTTTCAAAAAAGGATCTTTACATTGTGGTCTAAAAAGTccacaagttataagaaaaaaaaaaaggtcatttaCTAAATAGTTGTCTAAAAAGGTAGGCACTATATATCTTGGAGTTTCATTCATCTAGAGTTTTagttttaaattttgaaatttcaTGGTAGTGATTATTTTTTAATTACATGGCTAAAGAGTGGCTAGCCGACGCTATTACTATAATTTTCACAGTAGCTGATGCAGTGTTATTttctctgaaatcaaataaaaactAAGGCTTATAAAGATATTGTTGTTTACTCTCATATGGTTTCGATGGTAACTCATTTTTTGTTTTAAACATAAGCAGAAGTACAGGAAATCTGTAATCACAAATGAGAAAGGCTTTACCGATGAGACACATGTCCCTTTTCAACTTTGGTGCTAGATCTTTGTTCATGTTTTTGtgtaaatataaaaagaaataatATGTTTAATGGGGTGAAATAGAATACAGTTTGAACATAGGAATAACAGTGTTTAAATAATTTGGTGTGTAAAAATGGATGCAGCATGCATTTCATTTGCACTAGTAGGAGATAAGATTTTCAGGAGGAAATGATACAGTATGACGCACAAGATGCGCGTGCGACACACGAGATGCACGTGTCACGCATGAGATGCACGTTTGAGTCGCTCCTGTATCCACAAAGATAACAATGTTGGTCTTTCAAGCGTAATTGCTTTTGAGCATTGTGCTCATGTTTGCACCGAGTATGAGGTTACCTCCTATGTGAACCTAGTGAAGACACTTCTAGTCGGTCCTGAGGATGCAGCAGAGTTGAGACATAAGAAGATCTTAAAAATTGTCTTTGAACACTCGGGGAGACTAGACTAAAGATTGAACAACATGTTAGCAACAAGTATAGAACATGTATTATGGAGATATTCGGAATTAAATGTAGTTCCACGCTTTTACTTCTAAAATTTGCTTTTGGTGCTGCTGTACTTGGCTTAACCGGTGCTTTGGTTCATTATGCTATTTATCCTAAGAAGTAAATATGCTTATTGATTAGTTGTATTACACATCGTAAATATGGATAAAGACCTCAATCAAGCTGTTTAATTTAATGCTTGTCGTTCTATAATGTTTATCTTATCCTAAGAATCTCAATATTTTAATCCTAAAGCTTAAGTAACTGTTTATTCTTAAAGTGAAGATTGATGATTTTTTCAATGATAAATACTAAAATAAATGCACGTTATTATTAAATCAGCTAGCAAATGAACTATTATAAAATCTTATATCGGTGGTTAAGAGATGGGTGATATCCTTATCCCTCGAAGTTGAAGAGGACTGAAGTGGAAACATTTAGTTTGTTGAGTTCGACCCCTTGGTCTTTCAATCATTAGATGTTGAGGAACATGTGCAAGAACATGATATCTTTATAACTTGCTGTGACTTTATTTGGGCCAGTTCTATTCATATGCCTCTATCACGACTTGAGTATGTCTTTAGATTTTTGCAACTATTGTTGGTCGAGTACTCTATCTATTTTTTCATGGTGATGAAGGCACCTTTTGCGACCTAAAGCTTAAAGAACTCtagtttcatatatatatatattggggaaCATTCATGTGTATTTGCTAGTTTTAATCAGAGTTAgatttttgacttttttttttggtaaaaataAATAGTTGTTAATAAATAAATTCTAAATTGTTAATCAAATTATTCACGGTAATTACAATATTTATCTCATAATGtgataaattaaaataataataatgcatGTTAATTAATCGATTATAGATAAAGGTGATAAAAACTATGTAAAATACATACTCACTCCGATCCAGTTTACTTGTCATTCTTACTAAAAATAGATCGTCCAAAACAATTGtcattttagaaaatcaaaatATATTTAACTATTAATTTCCATCTTTACTCTTACTCAATAAATGTGGTGAAAAAGAAAGTAGTATTAATTGAGATCAATGaataaataaggataatttagtcaaattgccCTTTTAGTTAATGTTTTCT
Encoded here:
- the LOC132608074 gene encoding small ribosomal subunit protein eS24z-like, with translation MADKAVTIRTRKFMTNRLLARKQFIIDVLHPGRANVSKAELKEKLASMYVVKDPNAIFVFKFRTHFGGGKSTGFGLIYDSVENAKKYEPKYRLIRNGLDTKVEKSRKQMKERKNRAKKVRGVKKTKAGDAKKK